Below is a window of Roseivirga misakiensis DNA.
CGCCATAACGATCAATGAGTACAGTCTAAGAGATTTAGACCTTACGAATCTTCGGGATAAACTGGCAAAAAACGTATCGGCAGATGATATTTTTGAGGGTACTATCTTGGATAACATCGTGGTAGGTAAACCTGATGTATCCACACGTGACGCGGTAGAGGCGGTTACTAAAGTTGGTCTTGCTGATAAAATTAATATGTTGCCTGATGGCTACAATACCCAAGTGATTAGTGGAGGCAAGGGCTTTTCGAGCAGTTTTGTCCATAAACTGATCTTGGCCAGATGTCTGGTGAAAAAGCCAAGGCTACTTATTTTGAATGACTTCTTCGCCTCCTTCCAGAGGTCTGAGAAAGAGCATTTAATCGATGTCGTTACTTCTGCCGCTGAATGTACGCTCTTGGCAGTATCCAATGACCCAATGGTGATGGCTGCTTGTGATAGAGTTATCGTTATGGAAGGTGGTACTATAAAAGCGGAAGGCACATTCACCGAATTATTATCCGCAGGATATTTGAACAAAATCATAAAAGTTTAAGTCATGTTGAATCTATCAGATAACAAAAATCAAGAGATACAGCATCAGGAAAGTGTGTTGTTCAAAACGCTAGGCTCACCCAGATCGGGGCGTAAAGTGGCTAGGATATTGATATCCGTGACATTTTTATTCTTCATATTACTGTTCTTTCCTTGGCAGCAAAACATTCGAGGAAATGGTAAGCTCACCGCTTTTAATCCAGCGCAGAGACCACAGTCTGTCGAAACGGCTATTGCAGGTCGAATCGAAAGTTGGAAAGTTCGAGAAGGACAGTTTGTCAAAAGAGGAGATACTATTCTTACCCTTTCAGAGATCAAAGACAAATTTTTTGACCCTGAATTATTAGACAGGACCAAAGAAAGACTAGAGGCAAAAACTTCAAGTATTGAATCGAAGAAAGACAAAGTAACCTCATTAGAAGGTCAAATCACGTCATTGCGAGAGCTCTTAGTTTTTAAGAAAGAATTGGCTGAGAATAAGCTCAAACAAGCCAAATTAAAATTAAAAATAGACAGCGTAGACTACGAGACTGAGAAGATTCAGTATGCCAACCAAGAAAGCATATTCCGACGAAACCAAAAAAGGGAGGAAGCTGGAATTCTTTCTTTGACTAAACTACAGGAGTCGGAGTCCAAGTATGAGGAGGCTAGGAATAAAATCAATAGTGCAGAAAACAAGTTGGCTGATAGTCGACAAGAAGTAATGAACGCAAAAGTTAACATCGATGCGGTTCAATCTGAACTCTTGGATAAAATCAACAAGGCTGAATCAGATAGAAACAACACGCAAGCCGAAATTTACGATGGTGAGGGTGACTTAGCGAAATTGAGAAATGAGTTGGCCAACCTTACCATAAGAAACGATCAGTACCAACTTACGGCACCGCAAGATGGTTTTTTAGTGAAAACGATGAAGGCTGGTATTGGTGAAACAATAAAAGAAGGGGAGTCCGTGGCGCAGATTATGCCAGAAAACCCAGATTTGGCGGTGGAAATGTATGTAAAGGCTATGGATGTTCCGCTTATCGGAGAGGATAGGAAAGTGAGAATTCAATTTGATGGATGGCCTGCACTTCAGTTTTCAGGCTGGCCAAATGTTTCGGTAGGTACTTTTGGTGGAGTAGTGAGAGTTATCGACCGTGTAAATAGCACTGGAGGTCTTTACAGGATTTTGGTAACGCCGGATCCTGAGGATGAGCCTTGGCCAGAGCAATTACGTATCGGGTCTGGAACCAAAGGTTGGGTAATGTTAGATAATGTAGCGGTATGGTATGAAATCTGGCGTCAACTCAATGGCTTCCCACCGAGCTTATATGAAGCACCTAAGGATACCAAGGGTAAGGTTGAAAACACTGAAGAAAAGAAGTGATATGAAGAGGCTTCCTATTTTTTTATCGCTTTTGACGCTTTTCACATTGGTGACCAGTGCTGCTCATGCGCAGGATTTCAAAGTAAAGTCCTTGGATCAATTAATCGAGGCCAATGCTGCGGATACGGCACGAGTAATGCCTTTGGAATCATTTATCGGTTTGGTGCTTAGAAACCATCCAGTGGTAAAACAAGCCGATCTCTTGCCTGAAAATGCGAAGCAGGAAATTCGATTGGCACGTGGTGCTTTTGATCCAAAACTAGAAGCTAGTTGGGATGTTAAGAACTTCGACGATAAGGACTACTATGATTTTGTCAACACTACGCTGAAGATACCTACTTGGATACCGATAGATCCGAAGTTTTCGTTTGATAGAAATTTTGGAGAATTTGTCAATGCCGAAAATTCAATTCCTGAGCCCGATAACTTTAGACAAGTAACGGCTGGAATCAGTTTGCCAATTGGTAGAGGCTTATTGATTGATCAACGACGAGCGACAGTAAAACAAGCAGAAGTGTTTAGCAAAATCAGCGATGCGGAGCGTTTGAAAATGATCAATAAAGTGCTACTGTCCGCTTCAAAGGATTATTGGGAGTGGTACTTTGCTTTTTACAACTATCTCTTGATCGAAGAGAGTTTGTCCATTTCAGAAACTATATATAATCTGGTTAAACAAAACTTTGAATTTGGGGATGTTGCGGCAATTGATACTGTTCGAGCAGCTACGTCCTTAGTTCAACGCCAAGTGGATAGGCAAACTGCACTTGTCAATTTTCAAAGAGCGGGCCTTATATTGTCGAACTATATCTGGTCGGCCGACGAGTCGCCACTGGTTCTACAGGATGACATGGTGCCACAACTTGATTTAACGACCAACCTGCTGACCACAGATATTCCTTTGGATAGTTTAGTAGCCACGGCACTAGAAAATCATCCGGAATTAGTGAAAACTAGTCTTAAGTTGGAACAGCTGGATATAGATAGGCGATTGGCCAAAGAGAATTTGAAGCCGACACTGGATTTGAATTACAACCTCATCAATTCTCCTATCAACGCACAAGGGGATTTTGTGGATATTCGACTCAGAAATAACTACAAGTTTGGAGTCAATTTTGGCATTCCACTGTTTTTGAGGAAAGAACGATCAAAACTGAGACAGACTCAAATCAAGATTAAGCAAACGGGTTATGAGTTGAATTTGCAAGAGCGGGAGATTGTGAATGAAATCCAAGCTTCATATTTCGAACTAGAAACCACGCAACAGGCTTTGGTTAGTCAGAATGAGTCAGTCGATTTATTTAAGCGCATCTTTGAGTTAGAACTGCTTAATCTTGATCTTGGAGAAAATGATCTCTTCAAAATCAATTTCCAATTAGATAAACTGCTTGAAGCTCAAACTAAGCTGATAAAGATGAGAACGGACATGGAGAAAGCGAGAGTGATTCTATATTGGTCGGCTGGGCTTCCTTATCTCAATTTCAACAAGGATAGTCCTAGATAGACTTTTCTCATCTGTCATTCTATGCTAATCCTACGATATTCATTAACTTTGATCAACGCGAAAGACAAGACATAAAATGGAAAGACAACAAGTAACAGCCAAGCGATCATTAACAAAAGCTACAGAAGATTTATTGAACCGTCAGATCATGATGGAAGGGTCATCTTCTGCTTCTTACCTTTCAATGGCTTCATGGTGTGAAATGACTGGATATGAGAATTCAGCCAAATTTTTATACCTACACTCTGATGAAGAGCGTCAACACATGTTGAAAATTTTCCATTATGTAAATGAGGCTGGTGGACACTCAATCCAGCCAGAAATTAAAGATATCAA
It encodes the following:
- a CDS encoding TolC family protein — translated: MKRLPIFLSLLTLFTLVTSAAHAQDFKVKSLDQLIEANAADTARVMPLESFIGLVLRNHPVVKQADLLPENAKQEIRLARGAFDPKLEASWDVKNFDDKDYYDFVNTTLKIPTWIPIDPKFSFDRNFGEFVNAENSIPEPDNFRQVTAGISLPIGRGLLIDQRRATVKQAEVFSKISDAERLKMINKVLLSASKDYWEWYFAFYNYLLIEESLSISETIYNLVKQNFEFGDVAAIDTVRAATSLVQRQVDRQTALVNFQRAGLILSNYIWSADESPLVLQDDMVPQLDLTTNLLTTDIPLDSLVATALENHPELVKTSLKLEQLDIDRRLAKENLKPTLDLNYNLINSPINAQGDFVDIRLRNNYKFGVNFGIPLFLRKERSKLRQTQIKIKQTGYELNLQEREIVNEIQASYFELETTQQALVSQNESVDLFKRIFELELLNLDLGENDLFKINFQLDKLLEAQTKLIKMRTDMEKARVILYWSAGLPYLNFNKDSPR
- a CDS encoding HlyD family secretion protein, which codes for MLNLSDNKNQEIQHQESVLFKTLGSPRSGRKVARILISVTFLFFILLFFPWQQNIRGNGKLTAFNPAQRPQSVETAIAGRIESWKVREGQFVKRGDTILTLSEIKDKFFDPELLDRTKERLEAKTSSIESKKDKVTSLEGQITSLRELLVFKKELAENKLKQAKLKLKIDSVDYETEKIQYANQESIFRRNQKREEAGILSLTKLQESESKYEEARNKINSAENKLADSRQEVMNAKVNIDAVQSELLDKINKAESDRNNTQAEIYDGEGDLAKLRNELANLTIRNDQYQLTAPQDGFLVKTMKAGIGETIKEGESVAQIMPENPDLAVEMYVKAMDVPLIGEDRKVRIQFDGWPALQFSGWPNVSVGTFGGVVRVIDRVNSTGGLYRILVTPDPEDEPWPEQLRIGSGTKGWVMLDNVAVWYEIWRQLNGFPPSLYEAPKDTKGKVENTEEKK